Proteins encoded by one window of Drosophila melanogaster chromosome X:
- the Trxr1 gene encoding thioredoxin reductase 1, isoform A, producing MAPVQGSYDYDLIVIGGGSAGLACAKEAVLNGARVACLDFVKPTPTLGTKWGVGGTCVNVGCIPKKLMHQASLLGEAVHEAAAYGWNVDEKIKPDWHKLVQSVQNHIKSVNWVTRVDLRDKKVEYINGLGSFVDSHTLLAKLKSGERTITAQTFVIAVGGRPRYPDIPGAVEYGITSDDLFSLDREPGKTLVVGAGYIGLECAGFLKGLGYEPTVMVRSIVLRGFDQQMAELVAASMEERGIPFLRKTVPLSVEKQDDGKLLVKYKNVETGEEAEDVYDTVLWAIGRKGLVDDLNLPNAGVTVQKDKIPVDSQEATNVANIYAVGDIIYGKPELTPVAVLAGRLLARRLYGGSTQRMDYKDVATTVFTPLEYACVGLSEEDAVKQFGADEIEVFHGYYKPTEFFIPQKSVRYCYLKAVAERHGDQRVYGLHYIGPVAGEVIQGFAAALKSGLTINTLINTVGIHPTTAEEFTRLAITKRSGLDPTPASCCS from the exons ATGGCGCCCGTGCAAG GATCCTACGACTACGACCTTATTGTGATTGGAGGCGGCTCAGCTGGCCTGGCCTGCGCCAAGGAGGCAGTCCTCAATGGAGCCCGTGTGGCCTGTCTGGATTTCGTTAAGCCCACGCCCACTCTGGGCACCAAGTGGGGCGTTGGCGGCACCTGCGTGAACGTGGGCTGCATTCCCAAGAAGCTGATGCACCAGGCCTCCCTTCTGGGCGAGGCTGTCCATGAGGCGGCCGCCTACGGCTGGAACGTGGACGAAAAGATCAAGCCAGACTGGCACAAGCTGGTGCAGTCCGTACAGAACCACATCAAGTCCGTCAACTGGGTGACCCGTGTGGATCTGCGCGACAA GAAAGTGGAGTACATCAATGGACTGGGCTCCTTCGTGGACTCGCACACACTGCTGGCCAAGCTGAAGAGCGGCGAGCGCACAATCACCGCCCAGACCTTCGTCATTGCCGTTGGCGGCCGACCACGTTATCCGGATATTCCCGGTGCTGTCGAGTATGGCATCACCAGCGATGATCTGTTCAGTTTGGACCGCGAGCCCGGCAAGACCCTGGTGGTGGGAGCTGGCT ACATTGGCTTGGAGTGCGCTGGATTCCTGAAGGGTCTCGGCTACGAGCCCACTGTGATGGTGCGTTCTATTGTGCTGCGTGGCTTCGACCAGCAGATGGCCGAGCTGGTGGCAGCCTCGATGGAGGAGCGTGGCATTCCCTTCCTCCGCAAGACGGTGCCGCTGTCCGTGGAAAAGCAGGATGATGGCAAGCTGCTCGTGAAGTACAAGAACGTGGAGACCGGCGAGGAGGCCGAGGATGTTTACGACACCGTTCTGTGGGCCATCGGCCGCAAGGGTCTGGTGGACGATCTGAACCTGCCCAATGCCGGCGTGACTGTGCAGAAGGACAAGATTCCAGTGGACTCCCAGGAGGCTACCAATGTGGCAAACATCTACGCTGTCGGCGATATCATCTATGGCAAGCCAGAGCTGACGCCCGTCGCCGTTTTGGCTGGCCGTTTGCTGGCCCGCCGCCTGTACGGAGGATCTACCCAGCGCATGGACTACAAGGATGTGGCCACCACCGTTTTCACGCCCCTGGAGTACGCCTGCGTCGGCCTGAGCGAGGAGGATGCCGTCAAGCAGTTCGGAGCCGATGAGATCGAGGTGTTCCACGGCTACTACAAGCCCACGGAGTTCTTCATTCCCCAGAAGAGCGTGCGCTACTGCTACTTGAAGGCTGTGGCCGAGCGCCATGGTGACCAGCGCGTCTATGGACTGCACTATATTGGCCCGGTGGCCGGTGAGGTTATCCAGGGATTCGCTGCCGCTTTGAAGTCTGGCCTGACTATTAACACGCTGATCAACACCGTGGGCATCCATCCCACTACCGCCGAAGAATTCACCCGGCTGGCCATCACCAAGCGCTCCGGACTGGACCCCACGCCggccagctgctgcagctAA
- the Trxr1 gene encoding thioredoxin reductase 1, isoform B: MNLCNSRFSVTFVRQCSTILTSPSAGIIQNRGSLTTKVPHWISSSLSCAHHTFQRTMNLTGQRGSRDSTGATGGNAPAGSGAGAPPPFQHPHCDRAAMYAQPVRKMSTKGGSYDYDLIVIGGGSAGLACAKEAVLNGARVACLDFVKPTPTLGTKWGVGGTCVNVGCIPKKLMHQASLLGEAVHEAAAYGWNVDEKIKPDWHKLVQSVQNHIKSVNWVTRVDLRDKKVEYINGLGSFVDSHTLLAKLKSGERTITAQTFVIAVGGRPRYPDIPGAVEYGITSDDLFSLDREPGKTLVVGAGYIGLECAGFLKGLGYEPTVMVRSIVLRGFDQQMAELVAASMEERGIPFLRKTVPLSVEKQDDGKLLVKYKNVETGEEAEDVYDTVLWAIGRKGLVDDLNLPNAGVTVQKDKIPVDSQEATNVANIYAVGDIIYGKPELTPVAVLAGRLLARRLYGGSTQRMDYKDVATTVFTPLEYACVGLSEEDAVKQFGADEIEVFHGYYKPTEFFIPQKSVRYCYLKAVAERHGDQRVYGLHYIGPVAGEVIQGFAAALKSGLTINTLINTVGIHPTTAEEFTRLAITKRSGLDPTPASCCS, translated from the exons ATGAACTTGTGCAATTCGAGATTCTCCGTTACGTTCGTGCGGCAGTGCTCGACGATTTTAACGTCTCCTTCGGCTGGCATTATACAAAACAGAGGCTCACTGACAACAAAGGTTCCCCATTGGATTTCCAGTAGTCTCAGCTGTGCCCATCACACGTTTCAGCGAACTATGAACTTGACGGGACAGCGAGGATCACGCGACAGTACTGGAGCTACCGGTGGGAATGCTCCAGCCGGATCCGGTGCCGGCGCACCACCACCCTTCCAGCATCCACATTGCGACAGGGCGGCCATGTACGCGCAACCGGTGCGAAAGATGAGCACCAAAGGAG GATCCTACGACTACGACCTTATTGTGATTGGAGGCGGCTCAGCTGGCCTGGCCTGCGCCAAGGAGGCAGTCCTCAATGGAGCCCGTGTGGCCTGTCTGGATTTCGTTAAGCCCACGCCCACTCTGGGCACCAAGTGGGGCGTTGGCGGCACCTGCGTGAACGTGGGCTGCATTCCCAAGAAGCTGATGCACCAGGCCTCCCTTCTGGGCGAGGCTGTCCATGAGGCGGCCGCCTACGGCTGGAACGTGGACGAAAAGATCAAGCCAGACTGGCACAAGCTGGTGCAGTCCGTACAGAACCACATCAAGTCCGTCAACTGGGTGACCCGTGTGGATCTGCGCGACAA GAAAGTGGAGTACATCAATGGACTGGGCTCCTTCGTGGACTCGCACACACTGCTGGCCAAGCTGAAGAGCGGCGAGCGCACAATCACCGCCCAGACCTTCGTCATTGCCGTTGGCGGCCGACCACGTTATCCGGATATTCCCGGTGCTGTCGAGTATGGCATCACCAGCGATGATCTGTTCAGTTTGGACCGCGAGCCCGGCAAGACCCTGGTGGTGGGAGCTGGCT ACATTGGCTTGGAGTGCGCTGGATTCCTGAAGGGTCTCGGCTACGAGCCCACTGTGATGGTGCGTTCTATTGTGCTGCGTGGCTTCGACCAGCAGATGGCCGAGCTGGTGGCAGCCTCGATGGAGGAGCGTGGCATTCCCTTCCTCCGCAAGACGGTGCCGCTGTCCGTGGAAAAGCAGGATGATGGCAAGCTGCTCGTGAAGTACAAGAACGTGGAGACCGGCGAGGAGGCCGAGGATGTTTACGACACCGTTCTGTGGGCCATCGGCCGCAAGGGTCTGGTGGACGATCTGAACCTGCCCAATGCCGGCGTGACTGTGCAGAAGGACAAGATTCCAGTGGACTCCCAGGAGGCTACCAATGTGGCAAACATCTACGCTGTCGGCGATATCATCTATGGCAAGCCAGAGCTGACGCCCGTCGCCGTTTTGGCTGGCCGTTTGCTGGCCCGCCGCCTGTACGGAGGATCTACCCAGCGCATGGACTACAAGGATGTGGCCACCACCGTTTTCACGCCCCTGGAGTACGCCTGCGTCGGCCTGAGCGAGGAGGATGCCGTCAAGCAGTTCGGAGCCGATGAGATCGAGGTGTTCCACGGCTACTACAAGCCCACGGAGTTCTTCATTCCCCAGAAGAGCGTGCGCTACTGCTACTTGAAGGCTGTGGCCGAGCGCCATGGTGACCAGCGCGTCTATGGACTGCACTATATTGGCCCGGTGGCCGGTGAGGTTATCCAGGGATTCGCTGCCGCTTTGAAGTCTGGCCTGACTATTAACACGCTGATCAACACCGTGGGCATCCATCCCACTACCGCCGAAGAATTCACCCGGCTGGCCATCACCAAGCGCTCCGGACTGGACCCCACGCCggccagctgctgcagctAA
- the Trxr1 gene encoding thioredoxin reductase 1, isoform C: MLKYMICAIVVGAKKSTSSKYNGSYDYDLIVIGGGSAGLACAKEAVLNGARVACLDFVKPTPTLGTKWGVGGTCVNVGCIPKKLMHQASLLGEAVHEAAAYGWNVDEKIKPDWHKLVQSVQNHIKSVNWVTRVDLRDKKVEYINGLGSFVDSHTLLAKLKSGERTITAQTFVIAVGGRPRYPDIPGAVEYGITSDDLFSLDREPGKTLVVGAGYIGLECAGFLKGLGYEPTVMVRSIVLRGFDQQMAELVAASMEERGIPFLRKTVPLSVEKQDDGKLLVKYKNVETGEEAEDVYDTVLWAIGRKGLVDDLNLPNAGVTVQKDKIPVDSQEATNVANIYAVGDIIYGKPELTPVAVLAGRLLARRLYGGSTQRMDYKDVATTVFTPLEYACVGLSEEDAVKQFGADEIEVFHGYYKPTEFFIPQKSVRYCYLKAVAERHGDQRVYGLHYIGPVAGEVIQGFAAALKSGLTINTLINTVGIHPTTAEEFTRLAITKRSGLDPTPASCCS; encoded by the exons ATGCTGAAGTACATGATTTGCGCCATCGTTGTGGGCGCCAAAAAGAGCACATCCTCTAAGTATAATG GATCCTACGACTACGACCTTATTGTGATTGGAGGCGGCTCAGCTGGCCTGGCCTGCGCCAAGGAGGCAGTCCTCAATGGAGCCCGTGTGGCCTGTCTGGATTTCGTTAAGCCCACGCCCACTCTGGGCACCAAGTGGGGCGTTGGCGGCACCTGCGTGAACGTGGGCTGCATTCCCAAGAAGCTGATGCACCAGGCCTCCCTTCTGGGCGAGGCTGTCCATGAGGCGGCCGCCTACGGCTGGAACGTGGACGAAAAGATCAAGCCAGACTGGCACAAGCTGGTGCAGTCCGTACAGAACCACATCAAGTCCGTCAACTGGGTGACCCGTGTGGATCTGCGCGACAA GAAAGTGGAGTACATCAATGGACTGGGCTCCTTCGTGGACTCGCACACACTGCTGGCCAAGCTGAAGAGCGGCGAGCGCACAATCACCGCCCAGACCTTCGTCATTGCCGTTGGCGGCCGACCACGTTATCCGGATATTCCCGGTGCTGTCGAGTATGGCATCACCAGCGATGATCTGTTCAGTTTGGACCGCGAGCCCGGCAAGACCCTGGTGGTGGGAGCTGGCT ACATTGGCTTGGAGTGCGCTGGATTCCTGAAGGGTCTCGGCTACGAGCCCACTGTGATGGTGCGTTCTATTGTGCTGCGTGGCTTCGACCAGCAGATGGCCGAGCTGGTGGCAGCCTCGATGGAGGAGCGTGGCATTCCCTTCCTCCGCAAGACGGTGCCGCTGTCCGTGGAAAAGCAGGATGATGGCAAGCTGCTCGTGAAGTACAAGAACGTGGAGACCGGCGAGGAGGCCGAGGATGTTTACGACACCGTTCTGTGGGCCATCGGCCGCAAGGGTCTGGTGGACGATCTGAACCTGCCCAATGCCGGCGTGACTGTGCAGAAGGACAAGATTCCAGTGGACTCCCAGGAGGCTACCAATGTGGCAAACATCTACGCTGTCGGCGATATCATCTATGGCAAGCCAGAGCTGACGCCCGTCGCCGTTTTGGCTGGCCGTTTGCTGGCCCGCCGCCTGTACGGAGGATCTACCCAGCGCATGGACTACAAGGATGTGGCCACCACCGTTTTCACGCCCCTGGAGTACGCCTGCGTCGGCCTGAGCGAGGAGGATGCCGTCAAGCAGTTCGGAGCCGATGAGATCGAGGTGTTCCACGGCTACTACAAGCCCACGGAGTTCTTCATTCCCCAGAAGAGCGTGCGCTACTGCTACTTGAAGGCTGTGGCCGAGCGCCATGGTGACCAGCGCGTCTATGGACTGCACTATATTGGCCCGGTGGCCGGTGAGGTTATCCAGGGATTCGCTGCCGCTTTGAAGTCTGGCCTGACTATTAACACGCTGATCAACACCGTGGGCATCCATCCCACTACCGCCGAAGAATTCACCCGGCTGGCCATCACCAAGCGCTCCGGACTGGACCCCACGCCggccagctgctgcagctAA
- the Trxr1 gene encoding thioredoxin reductase 1, isoform D — translation MHLFEFIPASQLVEGEPRHRRSIYRSAYLDIRLREESTKGSYDYDLIVIGGGSAGLACAKEAVLNGARVACLDFVKPTPTLGTKWGVGGTCVNVGCIPKKLMHQASLLGEAVHEAAAYGWNVDEKIKPDWHKLVQSVQNHIKSVNWVTRVDLRDKKVEYINGLGSFVDSHTLLAKLKSGERTITAQTFVIAVGGRPRYPDIPGAVEYGITSDDLFSLDREPGKTLVVGAGYIGLECAGFLKGLGYEPTVMVRSIVLRGFDQQMAELVAASMEERGIPFLRKTVPLSVEKQDDGKLLVKYKNVETGEEAEDVYDTVLWAIGRKGLVDDLNLPNAGVTVQKDKIPVDSQEATNVANIYAVGDIIYGKPELTPVAVLAGRLLARRLYGGSTQRMDYKDVATTVFTPLEYACVGLSEEDAVKQFGADEIEVFHGYYKPTEFFIPQKSVRYCYLKAVAERHGDQRVYGLHYIGPVAGEVIQGFAAALKSGLTINTLINTVGIHPTTAEEFTRLAITKRSGLDPTPASCCS, via the exons ATGCATCTGTTCGAATTCATACCGGCTTCCCAGTTGGTCGAGGGTGAACCACGCCACCGGAGGAGCATCTACCGATCCGCCTATCTGGACATACGACTGCGCGAGGAGTCCACCAAAG GATCCTACGACTACGACCTTATTGTGATTGGAGGCGGCTCAGCTGGCCTGGCCTGCGCCAAGGAGGCAGTCCTCAATGGAGCCCGTGTGGCCTGTCTGGATTTCGTTAAGCCCACGCCCACTCTGGGCACCAAGTGGGGCGTTGGCGGCACCTGCGTGAACGTGGGCTGCATTCCCAAGAAGCTGATGCACCAGGCCTCCCTTCTGGGCGAGGCTGTCCATGAGGCGGCCGCCTACGGCTGGAACGTGGACGAAAAGATCAAGCCAGACTGGCACAAGCTGGTGCAGTCCGTACAGAACCACATCAAGTCCGTCAACTGGGTGACCCGTGTGGATCTGCGCGACAA GAAAGTGGAGTACATCAATGGACTGGGCTCCTTCGTGGACTCGCACACACTGCTGGCCAAGCTGAAGAGCGGCGAGCGCACAATCACCGCCCAGACCTTCGTCATTGCCGTTGGCGGCCGACCACGTTATCCGGATATTCCCGGTGCTGTCGAGTATGGCATCACCAGCGATGATCTGTTCAGTTTGGACCGCGAGCCCGGCAAGACCCTGGTGGTGGGAGCTGGCT ACATTGGCTTGGAGTGCGCTGGATTCCTGAAGGGTCTCGGCTACGAGCCCACTGTGATGGTGCGTTCTATTGTGCTGCGTGGCTTCGACCAGCAGATGGCCGAGCTGGTGGCAGCCTCGATGGAGGAGCGTGGCATTCCCTTCCTCCGCAAGACGGTGCCGCTGTCCGTGGAAAAGCAGGATGATGGCAAGCTGCTCGTGAAGTACAAGAACGTGGAGACCGGCGAGGAGGCCGAGGATGTTTACGACACCGTTCTGTGGGCCATCGGCCGCAAGGGTCTGGTGGACGATCTGAACCTGCCCAATGCCGGCGTGACTGTGCAGAAGGACAAGATTCCAGTGGACTCCCAGGAGGCTACCAATGTGGCAAACATCTACGCTGTCGGCGATATCATCTATGGCAAGCCAGAGCTGACGCCCGTCGCCGTTTTGGCTGGCCGTTTGCTGGCCCGCCGCCTGTACGGAGGATCTACCCAGCGCATGGACTACAAGGATGTGGCCACCACCGTTTTCACGCCCCTGGAGTACGCCTGCGTCGGCCTGAGCGAGGAGGATGCCGTCAAGCAGTTCGGAGCCGATGAGATCGAGGTGTTCCACGGCTACTACAAGCCCACGGAGTTCTTCATTCCCCAGAAGAGCGTGCGCTACTGCTACTTGAAGGCTGTGGCCGAGCGCCATGGTGACCAGCGCGTCTATGGACTGCACTATATTGGCCCGGTGGCCGGTGAGGTTATCCAGGGATTCGCTGCCGCTTTGAAGTCTGGCCTGACTATTAACACGCTGATCAACACCGTGGGCATCCATCCCACTACCGCCGAAGAATTCACCCGGCTGGCCATCACCAAGCGCTCCGGACTGGACCCCACGCCggccagctgctgcagctAA
- the sni gene encoding sniffer, isoform B yields the protein MNSILITGCNRGLGLGLVKALLNLPQPPQHLFTTCRNREQAKELEDLAKNHSNIHILEIDLRNFDAYDKLVADIEGVTKDQGLNVLFNNAGIAPKSARITAVRSQELLDTLQTNTVVPIMLAKACLPLLKKAAKANESQPMGVGRAAIINMSSILGSIQGNTDGGMYAYRTSKSALNAATKSLSVDLYPQRIMCVSLHPGWVKTDMGGSSAPLDVPTSTGQIVQTISKLGEKQNGGFVNYDGTPLAW from the exons atgaactCCATCCTGATAACCGGCTGCAATCGAGGATTGGGTCTGGGCCTGGTCAAGGCGCTGCTCAATCTTCCCCAGCCGCCGCAGCATCTATTTACCACCTGCCGGAATCGCGAGCAGGCAAAG GAGCTGGAGGATCTAGCCAAGAACCACTCGAACATACACATACTTGAGATTG ATTTGAGAAATTTCGATGCCTATGACAAGCTAGTCGCCGACATCGAGGGCGTGACCAAGGACCAAGGCCTCAATGTGCTCTTCAACAATGCCGGCATAGCGCCCAAATCGGCCAGGATAACGGCCGTTCGATCGCAGGAGCTGCTCGACACCTTGCAGACCAACACGGTTGTGCCCATCATGCTGGCCAAGGCGTGTCTGCCGCTCCTTAAGAAGGCAGCCAAAGCGAACGAATCCCAGCCGATGGGCGTGGGCCGTGCCGCCATTATTAACATGTCCTCGATCCTTGGCTCCATCCAGGGCAACACGGACGGCGGAATGTACGCCTATCGCACCTCTAAGTCGGCCTTGAATGCGGCCACCAAGTCGTTGAGCGTGGATCTGTATCCGCAACGCATCATGTGCGTCAGTCTGCATCCTGGCTGGGTGAAAACCGACATGGGTGGCTCCAGTGCCCCCTTGGACGTGCCCACCAGCACGGGACAAATTGTGCAGACCATCAGCAAGCTGGGCGAGAAACAGAACGGCGGTTTTGTCAACTACGACGGCACTCCGCTGGCCTGGTAA
- the ND-75 gene encoding NADH dehydrogenase (ubiquinone) 75 kDa subunit, isoform A has protein sequence MIRAPLVKALGALGSPTHQMASRAVRTSAMVAQTPAKAPEKIEVFVDDIPVQVVPGTTVLQAAAQIGVEIPRFCYHERLAVAGNCRMCLVEVEKSPKPVAACAMPVMKGWRIKTNSDLTRKAREGVMEFLLMNHPLDCPICDQGGECDLQDQAMAFGSDRSRFTDINYTGKRAVEDKDIGPLVKTIMTRCIHCTRCVRFASEIAGVDDLGTTGRGNDMQIGTYVEKLFLTELSGNVIDLCPVGALTNKPYSFVARPWEIRKVSSIDVLDAVGSNIVVSTRTNEVLRILPRENEDVNEEWLADKSRFACDGLKRQRLVAPMVRMPNGELQAVEWEGALIAVAKAIKAAGGQIAGISGQLADLEAQVALKDLLNRLGSEVVATEQGFIAGGTDNRANYLLNSTIAGLEEADAVLLVGTNPRYEAPLVNTRLRKAYVHNELQIASIGPKIDLSYDHENLGADAALVKDVCSGAHAFSKVLEGAKKPAIIIGADLLERADGAAIHATVAEYCKKLKKPNWNPFNVLQTNAAQVGALDVGYKAGAQTAVKAQPKVLFLLNADAGKVTREQLPKDCFVVYIGSHGDNGASIADAVLPGAAYTEKQGIYVNTEGRPQQTLPGVSPPGMAREDWKILRALSEVVGKPLPYDNLDELRNRLEDVAPHLTRLGQLEPAGDAGAAGTISKSIGGGAIDIKLKELRDYFMTDAISRASPTMAKCISAVNKQQRENEAKQSVAI, from the exons ATGATACGGGCACCGCTAGTCAAGGCGCTGGGCGCTCTGGGCTCGCCCACACATCAGATGGCCAGCCGGGCGGTGCGAACCAGCGCCATGGTGGCCCAGACACCGGCGAAAGCGCCCGAGAAGATCGAGGTCTTTGTGGATGACATTCCCGTGCAGGTGGTACCCGGCACCACTGTCCTCCAG GCTGCTGCTCAGATCGGCGTGGAGATACCCAGATTCTGCTACCACGAACGTCTTGCGGTGGCCGGCAACTGCAGGATGTGCCTCGTCGAGGTGGAGAAGAGTCCCAAGCCAGTGGCCGCCTGCGCTATGCCCGTGATGAAGGGCTGGCGCATCAAGACCAACTCGGATTTGACCCGCAAGGCGCGCGAGGGCGTCATGGAGTTCCTGCTGATGAACCATCCGCTGGATTGCCCCATCTGCGATCAGGGCGGCGAGTGCGATCTGCAGGATCAGGCCATGGCCTTCGGTTCCGATCGATCCCGCTTCACGGACATTAACTACACGGGCAAGCG CGCTGTCGAGGACAAGGACATCGGACCGCTAGTCAAGACCATCATGACACGCTGCATCCACTGCACCCGCTGTGTGCGTTTCGCCTCCGAGATTGCCGGCGTTGATGACCTGGGCACCACTGGCCGTGGCAACGACATGCAGATCGGCACCTACGTGGAGAAGCTCTTCCTTACCGAACTGTCCGGCAACGTGATCGACCTGTGCCCCGTGGGAGCGCTGACCAACAAGCCCTACAGTTTTGTGGCCCGTCCCTGGGAGATCCGTAAGGTGAGCAGCATCGATGTGCTGGACGCCGTCGGCAGCAACATTGTCGTCAGCACCCGCACCAATGAGGTGCTGCGCATCCTGCCCCGTGAGAACGAGGACGTCAACGAGGAATGGCTTGCTGACAAATCGCGCTTCGCCTGCGACGGTCTGAAGCGCCAGCGCCTGGTGGCTCCCATGGTGCGCATGCCCAACGGCGAACTACAGGCCGTAGAGTGGGAGGGTGCCCTCATCGCCGTGGCCAAGGCCATTAAGGCAGCCGGTGGACAGATTGCCGGTATTTCTGGCCAACTTGCCGACCTGGAGGCTCAGGTGGCCCTGAAGGATCTGCTGAACCGTCTGGGCAGCGAAGTGGTCGCCACTGAACAAGGATTTATTGCCGGAGGCACCGACAACCGTGCTAATTACCTCTTGAACAGCACCATTGCCGGTTTGGAGGAGGCCGACGCCGTTCTCCTGGTGGGCACCAATCCCCGTTACGAGGCTCCATTGGTCAACACCCGTTTGCGCAAGGCCTATGTGCACAACGAACTGCAGATTGCCTCGATTGGACCCAAGATCGATCTGTCCTACGACCACGAGAACCTTGGCGCCGATGCCGCTTTAGTCAAGGACGTGTGCTCCGGAGCTCATGCCTTCTCCAAGGTCTTGGAGGGTGCCAAGAAGCCGGCCATCATTATTGGAGCCGATTTGTTGGAGCGTGCCGATGGTGCCGCCATTCACGCCACCGTTGCCGAGTACTGCAAGAAGCTGAAGAAGCCG AACTGGAACCCCTTCAATGTGCTGCAGACCAACGCCGCCCAGGTGGGCGCCCTCGATGTGGGCTACAAGGCCGGTGCACAGACCGCTGTGAAGGCTCAGCCCAAGGTGCTGTTCCTGTTGAACGCCGACGCTGGCAAGGTGACTCGCGAGCAGCTGCCCAAGGACTGCTTCGTGGTGTACATTGGATCGCATGGTGACAACGGCGCCTCCATTGCCGATGCCGTTCTGCCTGGTGCCGCCTACACAGAGAAGCAGGGCATCTACGTGAACACGGAGGGCAGGCCGCAGCAGACGCTGCCTGGTGTTTCGCCACCGGGTATGGCTCGCGAGGACTGGAAGATCCTGCGCGCTCTGTCCGAGGTGGTGGGCAAGCCGCTGCCGTACGACAACCTGGACGAGCTGCGCAACCGTCTGGAGGATGTGGCGCCACATCTAACGCGCCTGGGCCAATTGGAGCCAGCCGGCGATGCCGGAGCAGCGGGCACTATT aGCAAATCCATCGGCGGTGGCGCCATCGATATTAAGCTAAAGGAGCTGCGCGACTACTTCATGACCGACGCCATTTCGCGCGCCTCGCCCACCATGGCCAAGTGCATATCGGCGGTCAACAAGCAGCAGCGGGAGAACGAGGCCAAGCAGAGTGTGGCTATCTAG